A single window of Candidatus Methylomirabilota bacterium DNA harbors:
- a CDS encoding ATP-binding protein produces the protein MGLRLRLSLVLMIPLVLVVGVYGFIRIRVEQAELLQEDRRNMALTAKAIQIAVENALRDRQISDIHHLLFEIVEAQELIDRIRIFNRNREPVLVSNPLVIADELPPATLQYVIETGQPQDFYQRRGKQPVLYYLVPLRDPDGQIRGAMEIVHLAAGVEQRGRAAMWDVWLRLGVLLALVAVLTGLTLQRQVLRPLARLMEGIRRLGQGQPGTPLPVDRRDELGRVADAFNTMAEQLAEARRKLLVETERALDLERQLRHVEVLSVAGRLATGLAHEVGTPLNIISGRAEFVLQTLPPEDRRREDLAVMIGQIDRISGIIRSLLDVVRPAKPEIQPTSLPAVIERLLPLLRHTARRRGLTLDASVPDDVPPVLADPNQLQQVLINLVMNAVEATPAGGRVHVTVRQRVAAADSGVEVAVADTGPGIPPEILPRVFEPFFTTKPPGQGTGLGLAICRDIVREHGGDIRLESGPQAGTTVTIWLPEVEASPP, from the coding sequence ATGGGACTGAGACTCCGCCTGAGCCTGGTCCTCATGATTCCGCTGGTCCTCGTCGTGGGCGTATACGGTTTCATCCGCATCCGCGTCGAGCAGGCGGAGCTCCTCCAGGAGGACCGGCGGAACATGGCGCTCACGGCCAAGGCCATCCAGATCGCCGTCGAGAACGCGCTCAGGGACCGCCAGATCTCCGACATCCACCACCTGCTGTTCGAGATCGTCGAGGCTCAGGAGCTGATCGACCGGATTCGAATCTTCAACCGGAACCGGGAGCCCGTTCTGGTGTCGAACCCGCTGGTGATCGCTGACGAGCTGCCGCCGGCGACGTTGCAGTACGTGATCGAGACTGGCCAGCCCCAGGACTTTTACCAGCGCCGCGGCAAGCAGCCGGTCCTCTACTACCTCGTCCCGCTCAGGGACCCCGACGGACAGATCAGGGGGGCAATGGAGATCGTCCACCTCGCCGCCGGCGTCGAGCAGCGCGGCCGCGCCGCGATGTGGGACGTCTGGCTCCGGCTCGGCGTCCTCCTGGCGCTGGTGGCCGTTCTCACCGGGCTGACGCTGCAGCGCCAGGTCCTCCGTCCCCTCGCGCGTCTCATGGAGGGCATCCGGCGGCTCGGCCAGGGGCAGCCCGGCACGCCCCTGCCCGTCGACCGGCGTGACGAGCTGGGCCGGGTCGCCGACGCGTTCAATACGATGGCCGAGCAGCTCGCCGAGGCCCGGCGCAAGCTCCTGGTCGAGACGGAGCGGGCCCTCGATCTCGAGCGCCAGCTCCGGCACGTCGAGGTCCTGTCGGTCGCGGGCCGGCTCGCCACCGGCCTCGCCCACGAGGTGGGAACGCCCCTCAACATCATCTCGGGCCGCGCGGAGTTCGTGCTCCAGACCCTGCCTCCGGAGGACCGGCGCCGCGAAGACCTGGCGGTAATGATCGGGCAGATCGACCGCATCTCCGGCATCATCCGGTCCCTGCTGGACGTCGTGCGCCCGGCGAAGCCGGAGATCCAGCCGACGAGCCTACCCGCGGTGATCGAGCGCCTGCTGCCGCTACTGCGGCACACCGCCCGGCGCCGGGGCCTCACCCTCGACGCCTCCGTCCCCGATGACGTCCCGCCTGTCCTGGCGGACCCGAACCAGCTCCAGCAGGTGCTGATCAACCTGGTGATGAACGCGGTCGAGGCCACGCCGGCAGGTGGGCGCGTCCACGTCACGGTGCGGCAGCGGGTCGCGGCGGCCGATAGCGGCGTCGAGGTCGCGGTCGCCGACACCGGTCCGGGGATTCCTCCGGAGATCCTCCCGCGGGTTTTCGAGCCGTTCTTCACCACCAAGCCTCCGGGCCAGGGGACCGGTCTCGGCCTGGCTATATGCCGGGACATCGTCCGCGAGCACGGGGGCGACATTCGCCTGGAGAGCGGGCCCCAGGCGGGCACGACGGTAACGATCTGGTTGCCGGAGGTGGAGGCCAGCCCGCCGTGA
- a CDS encoding sigma-54 dependent transcriptional regulator: protein MTPKLLVVDNDAEMVKMLERHLTGEGYGVTIAISGQDALGALARDEFAVVLSDLKMDNVDGLAVLREAQRLQPRARVLLMTAYGSLETAIEAIRQGAHDYLTKPFKLAEVSLAVRRALDEQQLREENRRLRAEVEQRYGFENLLGRSRAMQTVFEQIRSVAESDATTLLLGESGTGKELIARAIHWNSARRDSAFVPVNCAAIPETLLESELFGHEKGAFTGAARKRRGLFVEAHSGTLFLDEIADMSPPLQAKLLRALQDKVIRPVGGNAEVRLDVRIISATNRDLPALVADGKFREDLYYRLAVIPIRIPSLRERTEDIPLLARHFLERAATSLGKRLEGFSEEALGWLLQHRWPGNVRELENVVERAATLSRGPLIQLGDLRTEFAQAVAAETALRPTLAELEAQYIRRVLAETGGDKRAAAKILGVSVRTLQRTFKDS, encoded by the coding sequence GTGACGCCGAAGCTCCTCGTGGTGGATAACGACGCCGAGATGGTGAAGATGCTCGAGCGCCATCTGACGGGCGAGGGGTACGGCGTGACGATTGCGATCAGCGGGCAGGACGCCCTCGGCGCGCTCGCGCGGGACGAATTCGCCGTCGTCCTCAGCGATCTCAAGATGGACAACGTCGACGGCCTCGCGGTGCTCCGGGAGGCCCAGCGACTCCAGCCGCGAGCGCGCGTGCTGCTCATGACCGCCTACGGGAGCCTGGAGACGGCGATCGAGGCCATTCGCCAGGGCGCTCACGACTACCTCACCAAGCCCTTCAAGCTGGCCGAGGTCAGCCTGGCCGTGCGGCGGGCGCTGGACGAGCAGCAACTGCGCGAGGAAAACCGCCGCCTCCGGGCGGAGGTCGAGCAGCGCTACGGCTTCGAGAACTTGCTGGGACGGTCGCGCGCCATGCAGACGGTCTTCGAGCAGATCCGCTCGGTCGCCGAGAGCGATGCGACGACGCTCCTGCTGGGGGAGAGTGGCACCGGCAAGGAGCTCATCGCCCGCGCGATCCACTGGAACAGCGCGCGGCGCGATAGCGCCTTCGTGCCGGTCAACTGCGCCGCCATCCCCGAGACCCTGCTGGAGTCCGAGCTGTTCGGGCACGAGAAGGGCGCGTTCACCGGCGCGGCCCGGAAGCGGCGGGGCCTGTTCGTCGAGGCTCACAGCGGCACGCTCTTTCTCGACGAGATCGCCGACATGTCGCCACCGCTGCAGGCCAAGCTCCTCCGCGCCCTCCAGGACAAGGTGATCCGCCCGGTGGGCGGCAACGCGGAGGTGCGGCTCGACGTCCGGATCATCAGTGCCACCAATCGCGACCTGCCGGCCCTGGTCGCCGATGGGAAGTTTCGCGAAGACCTCTACTATCGCCTGGCGGTGATCCCGATCCGGATCCCCAGCCTCCGGGAGCGGACGGAAGACATCCCGCTGCTGGCCCGCCACTTCCTCGAGCGAGCCGCGACATCGCTTGGCAAGCGCCTCGAGGGGTTCAGCGAGGAGGCTCTGGGTTGGCTCCTCCAGCACCGGTGGCCGGGCAACGTCCGCGAGCTAGAGAACGTCGTTGAGCGGGCGGCGACCCTTTCCCGTGGCCCCCTGATCCAGCTCGGCGACCTCCGGACTGAGTTCGCCCAAGCCGTGGCCGCGGAGACCGCCCTTCGTCCGACCCTCGCCGAGCTCGAGGCTCAGTACATCAGGCGCGTGCTCGCCGAGACGGGCGGCGACAAGCGCGCTGCGGCCAAGATCCTCGGCGTGAGCGTCCGCACTCTGCAGCGGACGTTCAAGGACTCCTGA